The following coding sequences are from one Chrysiogenes arsenatis DSM 11915 window:
- the speA gene encoding biosynthetic arginine decarboxylase yields the protein MRSTIRDNIRRFGIENWGADYFAVNTRGEVVVRNGDDSIALVDVLREAEAQGLSAPMIMRFPFLVREQIEKFHNAFRNAKREFNYKGKHQALFPIKVNQNRHFIERLLHYGQEFSYGLEAGTKAELFAVLVSDVPETALITCNGFKDREFLDLAVLGKQMGKDICVIIEGIEELTGLIEIYRRAEIIPSIGFRIKLSTRGSGKWEASSGDNAKFGLTSTEILIALDILREHNLMDTLNLLHFHIGSQITNVRTMKRAIKEAGIIFAEVVKLGVNIEYLNIGGGIGVDYSGSRSTNMASAEYSVAEFANDVVFTISDVCEKFKLKQPGIVTESGRVIAAYHSVVVTDLVEIMGAEFDLSHYRETETMVKPVAELTYTLNHMNERNYVEYYHDAIELKEELKTMFTMGFCSLVDKSNGEILFQEIVEKTIEIAFSVGENFERDPFMRKYLAEKYLLNFSVFNSVPDSWAVGQLFPIMPLKHLERPCDNLGVVTDITCDSDGTIFRYQSEHGESEYLPLHDEMDDYPIGIFLTGAYQEVLANKHNLLGQMSEISVDINSDGKLSVVSTAHGDSIKDVLNSMYYDDAFIHSQAKKCFKKVDNPKLHRRFMSYLNSYTYMKREHKREE from the coding sequence CGAAGTGGTCGTGCGCAACGGCGATGATTCCATTGCACTGGTCGACGTTTTGCGCGAAGCCGAAGCGCAGGGGCTTTCGGCTCCCATGATCATGCGCTTCCCTTTTCTGGTGCGCGAACAAATTGAAAAATTCCACAACGCCTTTCGCAATGCCAAGCGAGAGTTTAATTATAAGGGGAAGCATCAGGCGCTTTTTCCAATTAAGGTAAACCAAAATCGTCACTTTATTGAGCGTCTGCTCCATTACGGACAAGAATTTTCGTATGGGCTGGAAGCAGGGACAAAAGCCGAACTTTTTGCCGTACTTGTTTCTGATGTGCCGGAAACGGCACTCATTACCTGCAATGGATTCAAAGATCGGGAATTTCTTGACTTGGCCGTACTTGGCAAGCAAATGGGCAAAGATATTTGTGTGATTATCGAAGGGATAGAAGAACTGACGGGATTGATTGAAATCTATCGCCGTGCAGAAATTATCCCATCCATCGGTTTCCGCATTAAACTTTCCACCCGTGGTTCAGGAAAATGGGAAGCGTCGAGTGGCGACAATGCCAAATTCGGCCTGACGTCAACCGAAATTTTGATCGCACTCGATATTCTGCGCGAACACAATCTCATGGATACGCTCAATCTTTTGCATTTTCACATCGGCTCGCAAATCACCAATGTCCGCACCATGAAGCGGGCGATTAAAGAAGCAGGCATCATCTTCGCCGAAGTCGTCAAGCTTGGCGTCAATATCGAATACCTTAATATCGGCGGCGGCATTGGTGTCGATTATTCTGGCAGCCGTTCGACCAACATGGCCAGTGCCGAGTATAGTGTGGCGGAATTTGCCAACGACGTTGTTTTTACCATCAGCGACGTGTGCGAAAAATTCAAGCTGAAACAGCCGGGAATTGTCACCGAGTCCGGGCGGGTCATTGCCGCCTACCACTCGGTAGTCGTCACCGACTTAGTCGAAATTATGGGCGCCGAGTTTGACCTCTCGCACTACCGCGAAACGGAAACGATGGTAAAACCAGTCGCCGAACTCACCTACACGCTGAACCACATGAACGAACGCAACTACGTGGAGTATTATCACGATGCGATTGAGTTAAAAGAAGAGTTGAAGACGATGTTTACGATGGGATTTTGTTCGCTGGTAGACAAATCTAACGGGGAAATTCTCTTTCAGGAGATCGTCGAAAAGACCATCGAAATTGCCTTTTCTGTTGGGGAAAATTTTGAGCGTGATCCCTTTATGCGGAAATATCTCGCAGAAAAATATCTACTCAATTTTTCGGTTTTCAACTCGGTGCCAGACTCCTGGGCCGTCGGTCAACTCTTTCCGATCATGCCACTCAAGCACCTTGAACGGCCATGCGATAACCTTGGTGTCGTCACCGACATCACGTGTGACTCTGACGGGACGATTTTCCGGTATCAGTCGGAACATGGCGAAAGTGAGTACTTGCCGCTCCATGACGAAATGGACGATTATCCGATTGGCATTTTCCTTACCGGAGCCTATCAAGAGGTATTAGCCAATAAGCACAACTTGCTGGGGCAGATGAGCGAAATTTCGGTCGATATCAATAGCGACGGGAAACTGTCGGTGGTATCAACGGCGCACGGCGATTCCATAAAAGATGTGCTTAATTCAATGTACTATGACGATGCCTTTATCCATTCTCAAGCCAAAAAATGCTTTAAGAAAGTGGACAACCCTAAGCTACACCGCCGCTTTATGTCATACCTGAATAGCTATACCTACATGAAACGGGAGCATAAGCGTGAAGAGTAA
- a CDS encoding ATP-binding protein: MSEQHNPASQSQLELLNLRLAKAIKLASDLALKAESANLAKSEFIANMSHEIRTPMNGILGMSELLLDTPLNEHQTHMVQTIRKSGNALLDVINDILDFSKAEAGCILLDESDFSLFELVEEVIDLLVVRAHQKGISLCAMFDPNVPWMARADRLRVRQILMNLVGNGLKFTHTGEVTVEVTTRHHEGRAFVDINVRDTGIGIPEEKLRELFRPFNQVDISTTRKYGGTGLGLAICKQLVELMDGTIAVESSLGVGSVFRVSLPFAPAAYPAADPFSALKQRITSSQNAIIVMPDSSERRALTQLLQRVDIPVICTAARCADVAAFCQQREQSVPAVMTFIFIDYELFPKEFDDTFAKKLVNNDAMAPCVPVVLLSLQQLSHLAPKKSHWPNLLRPVKARGLLAFLETALFLPHDGWASTENVIQTKVTQTSEPRSGRILLVEDNLINQEITERLLVKNGHEVVIAGDGLEALSALQSAPYDLVLMDIQMPRMDGFEATQKVRSMELPFGNHTVPIIALTANTLDGDDKKCLAAGMDDYLSKPLQRDKLVLVLSYWVGRRSAHSKEEAHSAPHAGVMTAALDDAVLVFDRSQMEELCDGDSEYCRELIGRFLVDIEGKIESMLPLMGNADEWDELRRVAHGLKGVGGTFGAMRIYKRAAHLDALLRAGGSLTPQELVEQHDALVDEFSALRHAAGLFVAELATAHSPKSDSGRNTL; encoded by the coding sequence ATGTCAGAACAACACAATCCTGCTTCGCAGAGTCAACTGGAGTTGCTGAATCTTCGCTTGGCGAAAGCGATCAAACTGGCGAGTGATTTGGCGCTGAAGGCAGAATCGGCGAATCTTGCGAAGAGTGAATTTATTGCTAATATGAGCCATGAAATTCGCACGCCGATGAACGGAATTCTCGGCATGTCTGAGCTTTTGCTTGATACGCCACTCAACGAACATCAAACGCATATGGTGCAAACGATTCGCAAGAGCGGCAACGCGCTGCTTGATGTGATCAATGATATTCTCGATTTCTCTAAAGCCGAAGCCGGCTGTATTCTTCTCGACGAATCCGACTTCTCGCTTTTCGAGCTGGTCGAAGAGGTGATCGATCTTTTGGTCGTTCGTGCCCACCAAAAAGGGATTTCTCTCTGTGCGATGTTTGATCCGAATGTCCCTTGGATGGCACGCGCCGATCGCCTTCGTGTGCGACAGATACTCATGAATCTGGTCGGCAATGGGCTCAAGTTTACCCACACCGGTGAGGTGACGGTGGAAGTGACGACGCGCCATCATGAAGGGAGAGCATTTGTCGATATCAATGTTCGTGATACAGGGATCGGTATACCAGAGGAAAAGCTGCGCGAGCTTTTCCGTCCCTTCAATCAGGTTGATATCAGCACAACTCGGAAATATGGCGGCACAGGTCTGGGGCTGGCGATATGTAAACAGCTTGTAGAGCTTATGGATGGCACGATAGCGGTGGAAAGTTCGCTTGGTGTTGGCTCCGTATTCCGCGTGTCTCTCCCCTTTGCGCCGGCAGCGTACCCCGCTGCTGACCCCTTTAGTGCATTGAAGCAACGGATCACTTCGTCGCAGAATGCCATTATTGTTATGCCTGATAGCAGCGAACGGCGCGCGCTGACTCAACTGCTACAGCGGGTCGATATTCCAGTTATTTGTACGGCAGCGCGCTGTGCCGATGTTGCTGCCTTTTGCCAGCAACGCGAGCAGAGCGTCCCTGCGGTTATGACGTTTATTTTTATTGATTATGAACTTTTCCCAAAAGAGTTTGATGATACCTTTGCCAAAAAGCTTGTCAATAATGATGCGATGGCTCCGTGTGTTCCTGTGGTATTGCTCTCGCTGCAACAACTCAGTCATCTGGCACCTAAAAAAAGTCATTGGCCGAATTTACTCCGTCCTGTCAAAGCCAGAGGGTTGTTGGCATTTTTGGAGACCGCACTCTTCTTGCCCCACGACGGCTGGGCGTCTACCGAAAATGTTATCCAGACAAAAGTGACGCAAACCTCTGAGCCTCGCAGTGGCCGCATTCTATTGGTAGAAGATAACCTGATCAATCAAGAAATAACTGAGCGGCTCTTAGTCAAAAATGGCCATGAAGTAGTGATCGCGGGCGATGGTCTTGAAGCACTCAGTGCGCTTCAAAGTGCCCCCTATGATCTCGTTTTGATGGATATCCAGATGCCGCGGATGGATGGATTTGAAGCCACCCAGAAAGTTCGCTCGATGGAGCTGCCGTTTGGCAATCATACCGTGCCGATTATCGCGCTCACCGCCAACACACTTGATGGGGATGATAAAAAGTGTTTAGCTGCCGGGATGGATGATTATCTTTCCAAGCCGCTTCAACGCGATAAGCTCGTACTGGTTCTTTCCTACTGGGTCGGTCGTCGTTCCGCACATAGTAAAGAAGAAGCTCATTCGGCTCCTCATGCTGGCGTCATGACAGCGGCACTGGATGACGCTGTTTTGGTTTTTGACCGTTCGCAAATGGAAGAGCTGTGTGATGGCGATAGTGAATACTGTCGTGAGCTTATTGGACGTTTTCTGGTCGATATTGAGGGGAAAATCGAAAGCATGTTGCCCTTAATGGGGAATGCCGATGAGTGGGACGAGTTGCGCCGTGTCGCCCACGGTTTAAAAGGTGTTGGGGGAACATTCGGTGCGATGCGCATTTATAAACGTGCCGCTCACCTTGACGCGTTGCTGCGCGCTGGTGGTAGTTTAACTCCGCAAGAGCTTGTTGAGCAGCACGACGCGCTGGTGGATGAATTTTCCGCGCTGCGGCATGCTGCCGGACTTTTTGTTGCCGAGCTTGCTACGGCTCATTCGCCAAAGAGCGACTCAGGTCGTAATACTCTTTGA
- a CDS encoding cation:proton antiporter family protein, whose protein sequence is MLVILVSFAFGFGLILSRIGLPPMVGFLLAGFAYNMAGLLPPNGLDFIAGLGVTLLLFSIGLKLDVKGLLKAEIWASATYHLFFSTALYFGLLWLGQYWFDTPLLQVSWATLLLLAFALSFLSTVFVVKVLEEKGDMSAFYGKIAIGILVMQDIFAVVFLSISEGKVPSPWALSVLLLPLLRPLLFKLMDMAGHGELLMLCGLFIALGVGAEGFHLVGLKPDLGALVLGVLIASHPKASEISKALFGFKELMLVGFFLSIGMSGLPTLEMLLVAIVLCILLPLKSGLYHVIISRFGLRARSTMLSTLSLTNYSEFGLIVAGIAVHQGLLPTEWLLIMAITVSLSFAFSAPLNTYSEKLYQTARPWLKRLESRKVHPNDAPIDVGSARVLVIGMGRVGSGAYDELAPWYNGEAVGIEHAPERVDFHRQHGRNVLLGDATDTDFWTKIRHNSVPELVVLAMPSHHGNVYAAHQLRNLNFHCKVAAIAKFSEEVEELHTLGVVVFNMYEQAGAGLARHAITNGIANCEWAPVQ, encoded by the coding sequence ATGTTAGTTATTCTCGTAAGCTTCGCGTTTGGATTCGGGTTAATCCTTAGTCGGATTGGCTTGCCACCGATGGTCGGTTTTTTGCTGGCGGGTTTTGCATACAATATGGCAGGGCTTTTGCCCCCCAATGGGCTGGATTTCATAGCGGGTCTTGGCGTGACCCTGTTACTGTTTTCCATTGGATTAAAGCTCGATGTAAAAGGGTTGCTTAAAGCCGAAATCTGGGCGAGCGCCACGTACCATCTTTTCTTCTCAACGGCGCTCTATTTTGGATTGCTATGGCTTGGTCAGTATTGGTTTGACACCCCATTATTGCAGGTTTCGTGGGCGACACTCCTCTTGCTTGCGTTCGCCCTTTCTTTTTTGAGCACAGTCTTTGTTGTCAAAGTGCTGGAAGAAAAAGGCGATATGAGTGCCTTTTATGGCAAAATCGCTATTGGCATTCTGGTTATGCAGGATATTTTCGCGGTGGTTTTTCTTTCAATTTCTGAGGGAAAAGTCCCTTCGCCTTGGGCACTGAGCGTCTTACTCCTTCCATTGTTGCGTCCCTTGCTTTTCAAGTTGATGGATATGGCGGGACATGGCGAATTGCTCATGCTCTGCGGTTTATTCATCGCGCTGGGTGTTGGTGCCGAAGGGTTTCATCTGGTAGGGTTAAAGCCCGATTTAGGGGCATTGGTGTTAGGGGTGTTGATTGCGTCGCACCCGAAAGCGTCGGAAATTTCAAAAGCTTTGTTTGGTTTTAAAGAATTGATGCTAGTCGGGTTTTTCCTTTCTATCGGTATGTCGGGTTTGCCTACGCTGGAAATGTTACTGGTTGCTATCGTGCTCTGTATATTACTTCCGCTTAAATCAGGACTCTATCACGTTATTATCAGCCGTTTTGGCTTACGCGCCCGTTCAACCATGTTGTCGACACTCAGTCTCACGAATTATTCCGAATTTGGTTTGATTGTTGCTGGAATTGCGGTGCACCAAGGGCTATTGCCAACTGAATGGCTTTTGATTATGGCCATCACCGTAAGTTTGAGCTTTGCTTTTTCGGCACCTCTTAACACCTATTCCGAAAAATTATATCAGACGGCGCGCCCTTGGCTGAAGCGGCTTGAAAGCAGGAAGGTGCATCCCAATGATGCGCCGATTGATGTTGGCAGCGCTCGTGTACTCGTTATCGGGATGGGGCGGGTTGGTTCTGGAGCGTACGATGAGTTGGCACCGTGGTATAATGGAGAGGCTGTTGGCATTGAACACGCTCCTGAGCGGGTTGATTTCCATCGCCAGCATGGCAGAAATGTGTTGCTTGGCGATGCAACGGATACTGACTTTTGGACGAAAATACGCCATAATTCGGTTCCAGAGCTGGTAGTTCTGGCAATGCCTAGTCACCATGGGAACGTGTATGCCGCGCATCAGCTGCGAAATTTGAATTTTCACTGTAAGGTAGCGGCAATTGCAAAATTTTCCGAAGAAGTGGAAGAGTTGCACACACTCGGCGTGGTTGTTTTTAATATGTATGAACAAGCGGGAGCAGGGCTTGCACGGCATGCGATAACGAATGGTATCGCGAATTGCGAGTGGGCACCGGTACAATAA
- a CDS encoding HD domain-containing protein codes for MTSGHATLSAAIRSESSLARLEKRIAFLREIDALKSILRRSYLMDTSRFENSAEHSWHVSLMSWILAEHAPAGTDICAVARMMLFHDIVEIDAGDTFIYDVAGTVEKAAKEQAAATRIFGLLPEDQRDELRALWVEFETGKTPEARFARALDRLMPLLHNYHTDGKSWREHGIRFTQAKQVNQVIANSSSELWEYALALLNDAAEKGFLIDDRHTAEDIPC; via the coding sequence ATGACGAGCGGACACGCCACGCTGTCAGCGGCGATACGGTCGGAAAGTTCTTTGGCGCGTTTAGAGAAACGTATTGCGTTTCTGCGCGAAATCGATGCACTCAAAAGTATTTTACGCCGCTCATATCTTATGGATACGAGCCGTTTTGAAAACTCAGCTGAACATAGCTGGCATGTCTCTTTGATGTCGTGGATTCTGGCGGAGCATGCTCCGGCTGGGACAGATATTTGTGCGGTCGCGCGAATGATGCTTTTTCACGATATTGTTGAAATTGATGCTGGCGATACGTTTATTTACGATGTGGCGGGAACGGTCGAAAAAGCGGCAAAGGAGCAGGCGGCAGCGACACGTATCTTCGGACTGCTGCCGGAAGACCAGCGCGACGAGTTGCGCGCGCTATGGGTTGAGTTTGAAACCGGTAAAACTCCCGAAGCGCGCTTTGCCCGTGCGCTTGATCGTTTGATGCCGCTTTTGCATAATTATCATACTGATGGAAAAAGCTGGCGCGAACATGGTATCCGCTTCACGCAGGCCAAACAGGTAAATCAAGTTATTGCCAACTCTTCTTCTGAATTATGGGAATATGCTCTTGCTCTCTTGAATGACGCCGCTGAGAAGGGTTTTTTGATTGATGATCGCCACACCGCCGAAGATATACCATGTTAG
- a CDS encoding bactofilin family protein: protein MAIFSTEKEVKRDVTPTIIGNRDSITGEIHAESDVLIDGKFKGDIYAKQSISVIAGGCVEGNFHADKVIVSGKVTGMVRANQVVIKGGGLIEGEIAYRILIIEENGALEGKCALLKQNVLAEDAKEA from the coding sequence ATGGCGATATTCTCAACTGAAAAAGAAGTTAAGCGAGACGTCACCCCCACAATAATCGGCAATCGCGATTCGATTACTGGGGAAATTCATGCAGAAAGTGATGTGTTGATAGATGGAAAGTTCAAAGGGGACATCTACGCGAAGCAGTCGATCAGCGTGATTGCCGGTGGTTGTGTCGAGGGAAACTTCCATGCTGACAAAGTGATCGTCTCAGGAAAAGTCACTGGTATGGTTCGCGCCAATCAAGTTGTCATCAAAGGTGGCGGATTAATAGAAGGTGAAATTGCCTACCGTATCCTGATTATCGAAGAGAACGGAGCCCTTGAGGGGAAATGTGCGTTGCTCAAGCAAAATGTTTTAGCGGAAGATGCAAAAGAGGCGTGA
- a CDS encoding M23 family metallopeptidase: protein MHTQSTEHSVRRHSQNLARIKRRRFDERYLLINTESGKGDYLSWRRFSWVIFGVFLYLVFATALAIMFARFYWNSEDTAAQLRGQIDFLSHALESLQEVNDKQQTSLEMAQLALRENRNINEQYKEELSKYVVLNENFLLKGADNRRFTENGEEGVRGMERELAFARSQLQRLAERVYAIEGELRLDHQLSIRKARDLTVDDIYQAIDNLDNEVTLRKQIIADIPLSWPAEGRVTSDYGVRIHPVTKQASFHNAYDIANVVGTPVRTTANGVVVGKGYNPIAGNFLEIDHNFGFMTRYAHLSEIFVEIGDEVNRFDTVGLMGATGRTTGSHLHYEVLYQGSHTNPSRFLQGNLANVHRFFSYPEVKWRYSQLKKKLSETSPPQ from the coding sequence ATGCATACACAAAGTACAGAACACTCGGTCAGACGACACAGCCAAAATCTTGCGCGAATCAAGCGACGTCGCTTTGATGAACGCTACCTCTTGATTAATACAGAATCGGGGAAGGGTGACTATCTTTCGTGGCGTCGTTTTTCGTGGGTTATTTTTGGCGTTTTTCTCTATTTAGTCTTTGCAACGGCTCTTGCGATAATGTTTGCCCGTTTTTACTGGAATAGTGAAGATACCGCAGCGCAACTTCGTGGACAAATTGACTTTCTGAGTCATGCCCTTGAGTCACTTCAAGAAGTGAATGATAAGCAGCAAACTTCGCTTGAAATGGCGCAACTCGCGTTGCGAGAAAATCGCAATATCAATGAACAGTACAAGGAAGAGCTTTCCAAATATGTTGTCCTCAATGAGAATTTTTTACTGAAAGGAGCCGATAATCGGCGCTTTACCGAAAATGGCGAAGAGGGTGTGCGCGGAATGGAGCGCGAACTAGCTTTCGCCCGTTCACAGCTTCAGCGCCTTGCCGAGCGAGTCTATGCTATTGAAGGTGAGCTGCGACTTGACCACCAGCTTTCGATCCGTAAGGCACGTGATTTAACAGTAGATGATATTTATCAGGCGATAGATAACCTTGATAACGAAGTAACCCTGCGCAAACAAATTATTGCCGACATTCCGCTTTCTTGGCCAGCTGAAGGGCGGGTTACCAGTGATTATGGTGTGCGGATCCATCCGGTAACGAAGCAAGCATCGTTTCATAACGCCTATGATATCGCCAATGTTGTTGGTACGCCAGTACGGACGACGGCTAACGGGGTGGTTGTGGGTAAAGGATATAACCCTATTGCGGGTAATTTTCTGGAAATTGATCATAATTTTGGTTTTATGACGCGTTACGCGCATTTAAGTGAGATATTTGTTGAGATTGGCGATGAGGTGAACCGTTTCGATACCGTTGGGTTGATGGGCGCAACTGGCAGAACGACAGGGAGCCACCTTCACTACGAAGTGCTGTATCAGGGGAGCCACACGAATCCAAGCCGCTTTCTCCAAGGAAATCTGGCAAACGTTCATAGATTTTTTTCATACCCGGAGGTCAAATGGCGATATTCTCAACTGAAAAAGAAGTTAAGCGAGACGTCACCCCCACAATAA